The Cryptomeria japonica chromosome 6, Sugi_1.0, whole genome shotgun sequence genomic interval tctgcgagtacaactcAAGACTGGTTCCATCAATGCTCTTAAGTTTGCGACCTCTTGCTCATCCCAATCAATCttcatttctttgtcttctttctcataggaaGATTGAAGATATTTGCCATCGTCTTGTGCTTGAttagctactctataaactttgcatttcctgataagATCTAAGGGCAATCGAgagtgcatctttctttttacctctACATCATCCTGAACATTCATCCAGAAGTCCTCTACTTGAAATACATGCTTGTACTTCTTCCCAACTGTTTCTTCCATATGCCCATTAGGATCAAAATTTTCTCTTGAGGCAAAAGATGTGAATGAGTAGAGAGATAGCTCATTTTCTGCATCTTCAgctgcttgagaattaggacatacttcaattgaatttccaagtgaaataggtatagggataccattcccatgcttatgtcttgatgccttagcacaagctgccaactgtctagtcacctcaagtagtactatcctatccgttggataccttggcaacatataaggaggtgAAGGATATCCATGTATcttgatgtaggtgaatttaggaaattgaatgaaccacgCACCATGTTTCTTCACGAGCTCTTGTGCTTCTAGAGACAATCTTTGGtgaattcctccttgtagtgtcttGGTGATATGCATTGTGAAAGTATCGTTGACTAGCTTGTAGTAATTCTTAGGCGGATGATGCAATTGAGCATAAGAATCACATACTCTTATCTCTCTGGGTCCTCTATCAACAACTCCTCTGtgtggtagtcctgcatattcaaagcaTCTGGCtaaagaatatataacatatgaactcatgtggaatgacttagtagggactagcctcctcaactgcacaTCTAGGTTGTTATTGATAATCCTGGCCCAGTTGAACATTCCTTTCCCTTGAACGATCACTTGTATAAAGAAGAACATCTATCTGTCGAAAAAAAAGGCTTGAGAGGCACCTACAATTCGAttaagcatggttatcaagtctctgaattcttcttggaaatcaattctgtgaGGTGTATTGGGTATCTTATTTAGGTGATgcctactcttgagtaaccaattcttattgatgaaattTAGACAggtatcaggatcatcttcatagatagACTTGGCTCCTTTTAGgctcttgtagatcatatctctATGTTCTTgaagatgaaaagcttcacttatagctcgtTCTGAGAGATGCGAGGATAGTCCCATCTTTGGCTACAATTGTCCTTGAATGCGAATCATAGTGCCTGGCGCATTCAATCATTAGCTCATGACATCTGACTGCGGGAGGGAATCTTGTGGCTTTGACGatcccactctcaattatcttcttggctatgggtgctagcttgccgatgtagggtgcttctcgaaacttcttcacattgaagtttcctaagttggtgtctccaatattgctccatttggaTATGATCCTCGTCTCCAAGtcgtcattcttttgatcttctttaatGAGGGCTTATCGGGTAGAGGATCCACTTGCCTTGGGGGCCACCATTTGTTACCTATAAAAAGGGGTTAAGTTAGGTTTTAGGTATGGTCACAAAGATAGGCAATTGAAGACCTTAAAAAAAACaattgaacttcaatttgaaaatgaaaatgatgaaccctttaaaattatgaattttcaaattgatatcACATATGAATTAAGCTAAATCATTAAGACCTAACTTTACAAAATAATCTTTATTGAACTAAATCAGATCCTCATTCAAATTTAGACATTGAACATACCTCAATCTTTATTTTTGAGCTTTGAAAGGAATGAACCTGAAAAGAGGGATAAATAATGCCTTGATATTGAATTTACCTCCTTAAATGCTGTTCAAAGAAGTTTGTTCTGCTAAAGCTTCAGGTCTGCACCTTAAATTCACCTTCAAAGGATTGCTGATCTTCTAAATTGTCCTTGAGAGGATCAGGTCTGAGATTAAGAAGGTTAAATCTGCCTTGATCTGCCTTTATATGATATGTCTTTCGTCTTCTCAAACCTGAAATTCGCCCTCTATCTGCTGGAATTCGCTTCCCCAAGCCTGCTCTTCAAATTCGCTCCAAGGAAGAATGTTTGATCGAATGACTAATGATTTTAAGATTTACCTTCCTTTATAAGCGCTTTCACCCCTCCTCTAAAAGGCCGACTTTAATAAAAAATTTGTTAATTCCTTCTTGAGCTGGCCGACTttgcttaaataaaataaaaaaattgttttggcGCCAAAGGGTGAATTTTATGAAGTTTTGAATTTAACAAGTGCTTGAATTAGGCGAATTTTCCCTAGTTACTCAAAATACGTTTTGATGAGCGATTTAGGTGAGGAATAAGTTAttttgaagaaattcgctcttgtTTCTTTGaaagggacaagagcgaactaGGGGTATTAGGCTTGGGCAAGCATTAAAACACTCTATATCACCTTCATCCATGTTGTTTCACCCTTGAGGCTTGCTAGGAAGACATCTTGGAGATCTCCTTGCACAAATCTTGATGTTCAAAGGCAACTATGAGCAAACTCGCTTGTGTACccttggaaggacaggacctattgggaattttgctctagaccctttgggagggtcaggagcgaaaaagTTATTTGCACTCAAAGCTTCACCATTTCCTTCAACTTTACTTTTAAGCTTGGCTTTTAGGTCCTCTCCCCATCTCAATCTAGCTCATCTACCCTCAAAGTGATGTCTAATTCAAAGTGTTTTGGCAAGAAATTAGGCTATcttaggatttcgctctagaccctttggaaggtcaggagcgaaatttgtgatttagcctcaattctttcattttcttcgctccaaatcacttctcaaggcaaAACTTAACAATTCTCTCCCAACAATGCCTTAGGAATCAAGATCTTGATCTCAAACATGAGCAAAATagagtttttaggaatttcgctctggaccctttggaagggttaggggCGAAATTCTTCCTTGGGCTCAATTCAcacttcttttcctctcaacttACCTCAAACTTGACTTGTCCAATCTCTTCTTACCATAATCAAGTCAATTCGCCATCTATTTAGCTCAAAACAATGACCTTTTAGTGCATTAGGCAAAAATAGAGAGTCTAGTTaaggattttgctctggaccctttggaagggtcaggagtgaaatttgcattttaggtcaATTTTCATCACTTCATTGCCTTAAATCACCTTTCAAAGGCAAGTACATATCAATTCTttcccaaccatgccttagaaaTCAAGATCTTGGTCTCAACAAGGAGCAAATAGGGGTTATaggaaatttcgctttggaccctttggaagggtcaggagcttgaaaaaatttcgctctggaccctttggaagggtcaggagtgaaatttgcaatTTAGTCTtaattccatcatttcctttgctTCAATTCTCCTTGTAAGGCAAATATGCATCAATCATTCCTCTACTACACCATAGGGATAAGGTTCTTGGTTTGAACAAGGAGGAAAATAGTGTTTATAagaaattttgctctggaccctttggaagggtcaggagcaaaatttgtctTTAAGCTTATTTCACacttcttttctcctttctttgcctTGAATTTGACTTGTCAAACCTCCTTCTATCACCATCAAGTCAACTGGCTCTCAAAGTGGTGTTCATTTCAAGGTTTTAGTGGGGAAATAAGGTTtcccaagaatttcgctctggaccctttggaagggtcaggagcgaaattgatgtTTAGGCTCAATTTTCCATCATtgacttcattttcaacttttccTCATCAAAACAAGTGATTTGCCTTCAAGAATGCTTAGGAATGGATTAATTCAAAGGTTGGAGCAAGGGATAGTACTTCATggagaaattcgctctagaccctttggaagggtcaggagcgaaattggtcTTTTTGGCTCAATTCTCATCCTTTTTCACTCATCTTTGCTTTAGATTTGATCCTTGATCCTTTTCCCTACCATGCATAACCATTATTCAATGTTCCTAGTGAAGAAATAAGCTATtaggaggatttcgctctggaccctttggaagggtcaggagcttggaaattttttgctctggaccctttggaagggtcaagagcgaaatttgcaattatgTTCAAATTCCTCACTTTTCATCACTTTTCATTGTTGCAAACATCAATGCTCTCTTCATACTGCCCTAAGGACAAGGTTTTCTATGCAAATTAGGACCAGGAAGAGAGATattaggaaattcgctctggaccctttggaaggctcCATAGTGAAATTGAGGTTTTAGGCTCAATTTTCTCATTTTCCCCTCAACTTTGCTCTCAGAATTGGTTTTTTTAGGTCCTTCATCTTAATGAAGTCCATTTGCCTACAAGGTGATGTCAATTCAATGCTTTTGATGACAAATTAGGTCTTtccaaggatttcgctctggaccctttggaagggtcaggagtgaatttgatGTTTAGACTCAATTTCCTTCTCCAATATGGTTGCAACTCATTCCAATGACATAGAtcaatccttcttcatccaatcaaAGCCTGGGAGCCAAAATATAGCCCAAGTTAGGACCAAGGGAGGTTCTTAGGAGAATTCGCCTTGGACTCTTAGGAACAAAATTCATCTTTGAGCTCATACCCTTAACCTTTTCTCAAATTTTCAAGCCAATTCCTTATAATTACAGCCTTCCAAGCTTGCTCATGCTAGCATTCGTCCTTCGTGCCTACACACTTCGATCACTTGCTTCATCTAATTGACTCTGACTCAATAGAAGACAAGACTCTGGCCTATCAACTCACAGCCTTGACTGATCCTAACTCAAACTCTTAAAAACCTTTTTGCAAAATATACATTCTCCATCTTTCTAAGGCAAGATCTTGCTAAAATTACACCAGGGTTCTAAGCAGAAAAACAAAAATGACTTCCCCAAGCTTAGGTCAAATTTGGCCCTAAAAGAAACCCTAGGCAAGCTTCTACGATGGAAACCCTAACTTACCAAACCTAGGCCaccactaactcactcaaaacacccAACAAGCAGAGAAAAGCCAAGCAAAGAGAAAGCAAGACCCAAAAAAGAGAGGGGGTCTccattttgatggggcgatgtgtgaaatggtcacaacaggttgcacatgctttgcgtagttgtcctaaGTGTTCCTAAACAAAGTGTTGTTAATAGTTTCACCCAGTCTttaccgtctcttgaattcttaagaatagattagaatttctaaacccttatctccttttcagtttcttgaaatccatgaTCCGAAACTCAAACGATAAATCTCCATTGTGAATTGAACGAGCCAAGTGTAAGTCCTCCTTGTgtttcagcatacataaccaaggtaGCTATCCAACACAAAGTCGcccgttcgcacatatagaccttggagtcgccttgtggtctttctcgcaatcttggcacaagtagtgattttgttcaagagaggatagagtatccttggatattttattctaatgttcagtGAATGATAAAATGTACACCAACACTGTCATCAACTCTGCATTCTTTTACAAGCTCATCTACCTTCATTGGGTTTTTTAGCAGCCACTGCATGATCAAGCTCTAGTAGATGAGAAAAAATAACCCTCACAAGCTCGTGCATTGCAATCCTTGCTGCGTCCAATTTTCACATTATTTGACCTCTTTAAAAGAAAAACTGTTAAGGCCGATCAAACTTTAGACCCCACGTAATACATATGCCAATGGTGTCAATAATCATGTATCATAGTGTCTCATGGAGATGTTACAAGGTTTTCTTCCAGTGTTTATGttagaataaaaaataaagcaacacAGAAGATCAATACTGTAAACAAAAACTGAAACCAAGAGAAGCAATGTTTGCGAATGTATATTCTCATGCAGACATGCTTTACTATCACAAATGCACTGGTGAGTTTTTGCTGCAATATCAAAGTCGCTGTCCTTCGTTTCTTCTTCGAACTGCAGTTTCAGGCACATAGCTGGCTTGATGCTTTCCCAAATACATTTTCTTACAAATTCCAAAGCCCCTCTGCTTTTAGAAAATATTTCTTTCGGTCATTTTGTGAAACAGTTGTCGTGCCTTGTATATGATTCCACATTTCACATTCATGTTGGCTGCACAATTTCTAACTATAATATATAGCATCACTGCTCCTTGATCTCCTGTGAACTCCCTTTTGAGAGGTATCTGATCTTCCTCAGTCTATTGTGGTTacaatttttatgtatttttatcaAGGAATGCCACCAAAACTTTCTTCCATACATCTGGCTCTTGAAGTCCTTTGAGAACCTGTGTCATTATCTTGTGAGGATGCGCTCTTGAGTGAAAACTAGAGTCTTGAAGTATTTCTCTGATCAATAAAAGCAGATGTTCTGTGTCTCATAATTGAAAACTAGATGATCACTTGTAATAAAATGGAGCATGTTTTCATTTGCTATGCCCATTTTGAAAATATCCAGCTGTCATTGCACTCCACAAAACCAAATCTTGGTGGGCCATTTTGTCAAACATTTTacattctttgttttttctttggctCCACAATCTGCATACAAGCCTGCCTCTATTATTGTAGGTGCTTCTCTTGTGGCGAACTGCAATAGTATTCTTGCAACTACTCAACAACACGTGTTTTGGTGGATGCCCATGCCTCTGGAAATAAGAAAGTCGTCCTCATTTTGCTCATATATGGCTGTGCAATTTCCAACCTCTTTTGGCCTCTACCATGCATGTTTTGAACATATCCAGCTATCATTAGATTCTATATAACCAAATCTTGTTTGTGAAATTCTGTCAAACACTTCATGTGCTCTCTTGTTCCACATCATTTGCGTTGTTTTCAAGGAAACATTAATATTGTAACCCATTCCATGTTCTCTTTGAATGCTTTTATAATTGCCATCACCTCCACCCAGATAGAAAGTTCCTGAATCAAACTTATGAACAAAAAAGTACACAACCTGTGGATCAGTCCTAAACATATTTTGTGTTCCATTACCACAATGAAAATACCAGCCAACAATCAGTACTTTGAGTATACCTCTAATGAACTAAATGTTGTGCTGCTTTAAAACTGATAACCAAGAGCGCTGTCCAATACTTGGTAAAGAAGTCGCACACTCTCAATTTGGTAAAAAAATAGACAAATTTCTTTACTATTTCTACCCGGACAGTCTTCCAATATCTGCACCCTTATGCCATCTCCAAACATCTTCTTTGTGACAAAACTCTTTCATTTTTTCAAGAATTTCTTTTTAAGTTCTGGAAATCTCCAACACAACTTTTAAGTAGAGTTTGCATTCCTTACTCTGCCCTTGTCGACCCTACTATATGAGATTCCTCAAGAGTACCGAACATATCAAGTAAAACTTTTTACAGAAACCTGAAATCCCAATGCTTGTGCTATCGATGTGAAATATTCAAGCATCGATTAAAAGATCCCTGTTTGAATTTGCATATGGAATTTCTGGACAAACAGCAAGCTTTCATTAATACTACGCCATGGCATTATTCATACCTGGACTTCACTTCACTCTTTAAACCATAAATGATGTTCATACACTTTCTTGGCTTCCTTGTTTTGGAAATGACCTGGGATCAAAATCTTTTATCATTCCCATGTCTTGGCAAGACAGAGACACCTGTTATGCATGCATCCTCCATGAACTGGGACACCTGCCAAAGTTAGCTCAAACAATAAAATCTGCCTTATGCCAGAAGAACCCTAAACCTACATAGGATTTTGACACTAAGACCTttttcaaattttgacaacttCCCTTTCCTTTTGGTGCATGTGGGCATTCGAAGATAAAATTTATTTTGATGACTAATCTTTCAAGAGAAAACATGAACTATCAAACACTTGAAAGACATTTGTGTGACTATTTTGGTCTTAATACTAAAATAAGTCAACAATTCTATTTTGTTATTTTAACAGGGTTCTGCTGTTTTCCTTTTGAGGTTGATAAATCAATGAAGGTGTGATCTTCCAGGCTGATAAACCAGGGAGATTTGTGGCTTGCAGTCAGGGTGTCTAAAGGTCTCCAATTGCAATCTCAACTAGGGGTCACAGTTGTGCTTCAAGAGCTTCATTATTCTGTGTTGTTTTAGGTGTTTGTATGAGTTTCAGTGTGGTTTTGTATTCAGTTTAGTTCCAGATTGTTTTCTGTTGTCAGCAGCATATATCATAATGTGTTTGCTGTTGTGACAAGctatatttcatatgtatttctgtTGTGAACATGTTTGTGATTCGGAGAGTTTGTGTGAGGATTTCAGTGAGTATTTGGTGTAATTGAGCTCCGGATGTGGAGTCTATTTGTAATGTTTTTTGTGGCAGATCTGTGGACTGTTATCAGCAGTAATTTGTGAGGAATATATTGCCAAAATTGTATTAAAATCATCTATTTGTGTTTCCATTGAGATTCAGAATGTTAAGTGATACTTTTGGTGCAATTTTTCGGTATACCCAATTTCACTGGTATTTGTAATTTGCAAATATGAGTTGGTTCAAAGTTTATGTTTCAATCTGATATAAAATTGCAGCAAGGGTTATTACAGCGTGTGCATGTTTATTTCTGATTTTAAAAAAATCTGACTTGAAGGTTAAATTAtcttattttcctttctttggCATTTTCAGTTTGAACTTCATTTTTTTAATCACTAAACAACATTAGCATTAGTACTGAAAGTGAACATGAAATAGTTGGCATGGAACAAATAAGATCTTCAGCCCCGGGAAAGCCAAATTTGGGGGGGCAGTAGAGTTTGGTTTTGTTGTATTTACAAGATAGATCTTAGAGGGAGCTACACCAATGTATATAATCACTACTTGGGCATTAGAAGACAAAGGGTTAAGATTTGTCCAGACATAAGCATGGCTAAGAAGGCAGAGGTTAATAGATAGTTTATGGAGGCTGAAACAAGATCTAAGGGTTTGCTATGCTCTTATACTTTACACAGTCTGCTATGCCTTTTCATTTTGATGTATTATGTGCATGCCCATTGGTAATGGAaactcaaggtgaaatgatttagACATTAAAAGCTTGCTAATTTGTATATTGATTGTCCACTGATATGAATTCTCAATTCAGATCTAATGTTTCATGTTATGTCTCTATATTGTACACGATGATGCCATATATGTAAATAATTGAAATTTTCTATATCTTTAAAATTTTCCCTAATTTTTAGTTGTCACCTCCTGCTGTACCCTTAGAAAAGGTCGCCCATCTCCTATCATCTCGGTAATGCATCCCCTTATTTACTGCCATTCCCATCATAGAAATTTCACATAACTTTTTTCTTGTTATCAATCTCATATGCCACATGTTTAATACCACACAGCATGTATCCATTTATATTCTGTGTTGCTTGATATCAGATGAAGAGAACCAGACATATAGGGCTTTTACTAACAAGTTGATTACCACGTGGTTCAGGCATGCAATAAACTTGGTCGCATTGAGCTTTCAGATTGTGAAATATTTGCCTCGTGTGAACCTTGCCCAATGTGTTTTGGAGCCATTCACCTGTCAAGAATCAAGGTATATTGTGATGCAGATTTGTTTGTTTCTTTTCATTATTGACAACAAATTGCATGAACATTGCATTGATATAAGTTTTGGATTCTTGCATTTGATTTGGTGTGTCCTTTCATAATTTTGTATGGTTCGTGTCCAGCGGTTGGTCTATGGAGCAAAAGCAGAAGCAGCAATTGCAATTGGATTTGACGATTTCATTGCAGATGCACTAAGGGGTACGGCTTTTTACCAAAAAGCTAATATGGAGATAAAACAAGCTGATGGGAGTGTTGCTGCAGTTGCTGAACAAGTTTtccaaaatacaaaggaaaagttCAAAATGTATTGACCTGCTGCACACATTGATCCGCCTTGACAAAAgtcaattaattttaattattttgtcATGGTTTTAGAATTTTAATGAAATTCATTtgaataaaatttccaaaatttaaaGGAAAGGTTTCAAATGTCATTTGAATGTGGAATAATCTTTGCTCCGTATATCCTTAATCCATCAGTTGAAAGGAATTGTGATTTTCTTTTGCATGAATATATTATTGAAAGCAGAATCTGTCTTTGCAATTCAAGAATCACTGGCATAGTTTGAAATATTTTACAATTTAAAAAGTATAAGCAAGCTGCAGGCACTAGTGGTACTTATCATGTTTTGCACGTATCTAACCAATTCAAATTATTGTTTGAGCTTTCACCTTTTTGTAAGTTATTCTTCTTTATGTTGAGCTGGAAAAACCGATTCTTAGAAATGATTGTATTCTGATAGCAATCTCATCTAAAGAAAGAAGCTCTTACAACTgtattgtaattattttatttttgaatcaaCAGCACATGTTGTTTGTCAAAGCCAACGGCAATTCACAA includes:
- the LOC131044029 gene encoding guanosine deaminase, which gives rise to MEEASVVESNDGTIAVASAFPGHQEAVQDRDLKFLSKAVEEAYNGVNCGHGGPFGAVVVCDDEVVASCHNMVLKYMDPTAHAEVTAVREACNKLGRIELSDCEIFASCEPCPMCFGAIHLSRIKRLVYGAKAEAAIAIGFDDFIADALRGTAFYQKANMEIKQADGSVAAVAEQVFQNTKEKFKMY